In a single window of the Sphingosinicella microcystinivorans genome:
- a CDS encoding LysR substrate-binding domain-containing protein — protein MPVNLPTNLLRSFVAIVDTGSMLNASEQVFVTQSALSLQIKRLEELVQQTLFLREGRRLSLTAAGELLLDYARRVLVLHDEAVAAVSAGRFAGPARVGMVQDFADTLLTGLLARFAELHPDAQIFARVAGTAELQTLMERRQLDILLGFSAGNDPNAIAVAPMQWYGDADLARRNVVPLAVLEKPCRFREAAIRSLEDEGRPYRITVETPNLSSLRAAVKAGLGVTCRTHLFINDSLPTLDAAMPALPKVACILQTSDGLDAVTQRLADLARETISQL, from the coding sequence ATGCCGGTCAACCTGCCTACCAACCTGCTCCGCAGCTTCGTGGCGATCGTGGACACCGGCTCCATGCTGAATGCCTCCGAGCAGGTCTTCGTCACGCAGTCCGCGCTCAGCCTCCAGATCAAGCGGCTCGAGGAACTCGTGCAGCAGACGCTGTTCCTGCGCGAAGGCCGGCGGCTGAGCCTGACGGCGGCGGGCGAACTGCTCCTCGACTATGCGCGCCGCGTGCTGGTCCTGCACGACGAAGCCGTCGCGGCGGTCAGCGCCGGGCGGTTCGCGGGCCCCGCGCGCGTCGGCATGGTCCAGGATTTCGCCGACACGTTGCTGACCGGCCTCCTCGCCCGCTTTGCCGAGCTGCACCCGGACGCGCAGATCTTCGCGCGCGTTGCAGGCACCGCTGAATTGCAGACGCTGATGGAGCGCCGCCAGCTCGACATCCTGCTCGGCTTCTCCGCCGGAAACGATCCCAACGCCATCGCCGTCGCACCCATGCAGTGGTACGGCGACGCCGATCTCGCCCGCCGCAATGTCGTCCCGCTGGCCGTTCTGGAAAAGCCCTGCCGCTTTCGCGAAGCCGCGATCCGGAGCCTCGAGGACGAAGGCCGGCCGTATCGCATCACCGTGGAGACGCCCAATCTGTCGTCCCTCCGCGCAGCGGTGAAGGCGGGGCTGGGCGTCACGTGCCGCACGCACCTGTTCATCAACGACAGCCTGCCGACGCTTGACGCCGCGATGCCCGCGCTCCCCAAGGTCGCCTGCATACTCCAGACATCCGACGGCCTCGATGCCGTCACGCAGCGGCTGGCGGACCTTGCAAGGGAAACCATCAGCCAGCTTTGA
- a CDS encoding peroxiredoxin-like family protein has translation MNAQFAALHAQREREWPPEQLQRNIAQRETLVRKYDPARHVRPGDTVAPFELVEPDGTILTRDALLENGPAVLVFFRYSGCPACNLALPYYDRQLWPALKANGVRLVAISPQVPERLDIGKRHDLGFTVASDRDNALGRRLGITFEPEDKPAVKPGDNWIGAATGTGTWELPQPAVLLLDRHANVLFVDVSPDWLQRTEADTILSRLALQSIAA, from the coding sequence TTGAACGCACAGTTTGCCGCCCTCCACGCCCAGCGCGAAAGGGAGTGGCCGCCTGAACAATTGCAGCGCAACATCGCCCAGCGCGAGACGCTCGTCCGCAAGTACGATCCGGCACGCCACGTCCGGCCCGGCGACACCGTCGCACCCTTCGAACTCGTCGAACCCGACGGCACGATCCTGACGCGCGACGCCTTGCTCGAAAATGGCCCCGCCGTTCTCGTCTTCTTCCGCTACTCCGGCTGCCCGGCCTGCAACCTGGCGCTTCCGTACTACGACCGGCAACTCTGGCCCGCGCTGAAGGCGAACGGTGTGCGCCTCGTCGCCATCAGCCCGCAGGTCCCGGAACGCCTCGACATCGGAAAGCGCCACGATCTCGGCTTCACCGTCGCATCCGATCGCGACAACGCGCTCGGCCGACGCCTCGGCATCACCTTCGAACCGGAGGACAAGCCTGCCGTAAAACCGGGCGACAACTGGATCGGCGCCGCGACCGGCACGGGCACGTGGGAATTGCCGCAGCCTGCGGTGCTGCTGCTCGACCGGCACGCAAACGTGCTTTTCGTCGATGTCAGCCCCGACTGGCTGCAAAGGACGGAAGCCGATACGATTCTGTCCCGCCTCGCATTGCAGTCAATCGCCGCCTGA
- a CDS encoding SDR family NAD(P)-dependent oxidoreductase, which yields MQETVSAGEAAAPQSDFRGRTVLITGAGSGIGRAMAFRFAGLGASVAVVDVNAEAAQQVSDEIGHGGGTTAPWQADVRDADTTDGVFRGIESRFGPVDVLVNNAAIRDLSPCLDLPLAEWSAVLDINLTGAFLYAQAAAKSMRRGGRGGVLLSIASVAGLTALPNRIAYVSSKHALIGLTRALAWELGAYGIRANAIAPGGVETPMAAEVFRRFPEKAEAIRKSCPAGRLAQAEEIADLAVFLASDRARFINGAILPIDGGFTAGKDL from the coding sequence ATGCAGGAGACTGTTTCCGCAGGCGAAGCCGCGGCGCCGCAATCGGATTTCCGCGGTCGAACCGTTCTGATAACAGGTGCCGGCAGCGGGATCGGTCGTGCGATGGCGTTTCGCTTCGCCGGGCTGGGCGCGTCCGTCGCGGTGGTCGATGTGAATGCCGAGGCGGCGCAGCAGGTCAGCGACGAAATTGGCCATGGGGGCGGCACGACGGCGCCGTGGCAGGCCGATGTCCGCGATGCCGATACGACCGACGGTGTCTTCCGAGGCATCGAGAGTCGTTTCGGCCCGGTGGACGTTCTGGTCAACAACGCGGCAATTCGCGATCTGTCGCCTTGCCTCGATCTGCCGCTTGCCGAATGGAGCGCCGTTCTCGATATCAACCTGACCGGCGCATTTCTCTATGCGCAGGCGGCGGCGAAAAGTATGCGGCGAGGCGGGCGTGGCGGCGTTCTGTTGTCCATTGCGTCCGTCGCGGGATTGACCGCGCTGCCGAACCGCATCGCATACGTGTCGTCGAAACACGCGCTGATCGGGCTCACCAGGGCCCTCGCCTGGGAACTCGGCGCATACGGCATCCGCGCCAATGCGATCGCGCCGGGAGGCGTCGAAACGCCGATGGCTGCCGAGGTTTTCCGGCGCTTCCCGGAAAAGGCGGAAGCCATACGCAAGAGCTGCCCGGCCGGTCGGCTCGCGCAGGCAGAGGAGATCGCGGACCTGGCCGTGTTCCTCGCGTCGGACCGGGCCCGCTTCATCAACGGTGCGATCCTTCCCATCGACGGCGGCTTCACCGCGGGCAAGGACCTGTGA
- a CDS encoding MFS transporter — MVVLCFVAVLVCYLDRVSISVAVVPLQAEFGWSATRTGAVLSVFFLGYLLCQIPAGWAARRYGARLLLGISLLLWSLFTLATPLAAGFSFAALIGVRLLMGMGEATMFPGAYALFASWLPATERSRAVGLLFSAIPLGTLLALVSSGWIAARFGWPWIFYAFGLLGLLFAAVWSREVEDGPGINRDDGAAGGSPLPIPWRRLLVQPPVWALIINSFCTSWTIYVLLSWTPLYLREQHGVSLANAGFLSAAPWLVMFVMMNVAAWSADSLINRGVNVTRVRKLMQAGGLSGAAIFLLMIPGADSMVEATLLLCGALGANAFTTAGFAPNHLDLAPDHAPVLIGITNTAGTLPGVVGVFITGWFVDTTGGYDAAFIIAALISILGSVVWLRYATAERIL; from the coding sequence ATGGTCGTGCTGTGCTTCGTGGCTGTCCTCGTCTGCTATCTGGACCGGGTCAGCATATCGGTCGCGGTGGTGCCGCTACAGGCCGAGTTCGGATGGTCGGCGACGCGCACCGGCGCGGTGCTTTCCGTCTTCTTCCTCGGCTATCTGCTGTGCCAGATTCCGGCGGGCTGGGCGGCGCGGCGATACGGGGCGCGCCTCCTTCTCGGGATTTCGCTCCTGCTCTGGTCGCTGTTCACGCTCGCGACGCCCTTGGCCGCGGGCTTTTCCTTTGCCGCACTGATCGGAGTCCGCCTGCTGATGGGCATGGGCGAGGCGACGATGTTTCCGGGAGCCTACGCCCTGTTCGCCTCGTGGCTTCCGGCGACAGAAAGGTCGCGCGCCGTGGGATTGCTGTTCAGTGCAATTCCGCTCGGGACGCTGCTGGCTCTCGTCAGCTCGGGCTGGATCGCCGCGCGTTTCGGGTGGCCGTGGATTTTCTACGCTTTCGGTCTACTGGGCCTGCTCTTTGCCGCCGTCTGGTCCCGCGAAGTTGAAGACGGGCCGGGGATCAATCGCGATGACGGCGCAGCCGGCGGGTCTCCGCTTCCTATTCCGTGGCGAAGGCTGCTCGTTCAGCCTCCCGTGTGGGCCCTGATCATCAATTCCTTCTGCACGAGCTGGACGATCTATGTTCTGCTCTCGTGGACGCCGCTGTACCTGCGCGAGCAGCACGGCGTGAGCCTCGCAAACGCTGGCTTCCTTTCGGCCGCGCCCTGGCTCGTCATGTTCGTGATGATGAACGTCGCGGCATGGAGCGCGGATTCCCTGATCAACCGGGGCGTGAATGTCACGCGTGTACGCAAGCTGATGCAGGCCGGCGGTTTGTCGGGTGCCGCCATTTTCCTGCTCATGATACCAGGTGCCGACTCAATGGTGGAGGCCACGCTGCTGCTCTGCGGCGCTCTGGGCGCCAATGCCTTCACCACGGCCGGCTTCGCGCCGAATCACCTCGACCTCGCGCCGGATCATGCGCCGGTGCTGATCGGTATCACGAACACCGCGGGCACCCTGCCGGGCGTGGTCGGCGTTTTCATAACCGGCTGGTTCGTGGATACGACGGGCGGGTACGATGCCGCCTTCATTATCGCGGCACTGATCAGCATTCTGGGGAGCGTGGTATGGCTCAGGTATGCGACGGCAGAACGGATTCTCTGA
- a CDS encoding helix-turn-helix domain-containing protein, whose amino-acid sequence MVKAPSLHYDDISFEIFQSAQGWSGKVLAGDEFKFAVVRSGNYWLECAEYLSGPLFLTAGAIIGVAGRGEMLWRDAGSSGQEPVAMLEACPLSAAAPACGLSTRLLFGTARLRANPLLLAFPRFFYVSPSDADTSACIGSLVDVIEREAGHDASDQHDVVRRAAEILLIVLARQVAGQPHAGALFRNAAADPKVLRAIRLIEAEAARSWTVESLAAEVGMGRSAFALRFRELVGDTPVSWLFKTRMRVASDLICSRKTSLAAVAEAIGYQSESAFSKAFVRHFGVTPGQYRAAANDSGQTRDRPYRHSAHPLRGRRDFVNAEAR is encoded by the coding sequence ATGGTAAAAGCGCCATCCTTGCATTATGACGACATAAGTTTCGAGATTTTTCAGTCTGCTCAAGGCTGGTCTGGAAAGGTCCTTGCGGGAGATGAATTCAAGTTTGCAGTGGTCCGATCCGGTAACTATTGGCTGGAATGTGCGGAGTACTTGTCAGGGCCGCTGTTTCTTACCGCCGGCGCGATCATTGGCGTCGCGGGGCGCGGGGAGATGCTTTGGCGCGACGCCGGCTCTTCGGGGCAGGAGCCGGTCGCGATGCTGGAGGCCTGTCCCCTGTCCGCCGCGGCGCCAGCCTGCGGGCTCTCCACGCGGTTGCTGTTCGGGACAGCGAGGCTTCGTGCCAATCCGCTGCTGCTGGCGTTTCCCCGTTTCTTCTATGTGTCCCCAAGCGACGCCGACACCAGCGCCTGCATAGGTTCGCTCGTCGATGTCATCGAGCGCGAGGCAGGCCATGACGCGAGCGATCAGCATGACGTCGTCCGGCGCGCGGCGGAGATCCTCCTCATCGTGCTCGCCCGGCAGGTGGCCGGGCAGCCTCATGCAGGCGCCTTGTTCCGCAACGCGGCCGCAGACCCGAAGGTGCTGCGCGCGATACGCCTCATAGAGGCGGAGGCGGCGCGCAGCTGGACCGTGGAATCGCTGGCGGCGGAGGTCGGAATGGGCCGCTCCGCGTTTGCCCTGCGCTTTCGCGAGCTGGTGGGCGACACGCCTGTGAGCTGGCTGTTCAAGACCAGGATGCGGGTCGCTTCCGATCTGATCTGTTCGCGGAAAACCTCCCTTGCGGCGGTGGCCGAGGCGATCGGCTATCAATCGGAGTCTGCATTCAGCAAGGCGTTCGTTCGCCATTTCGGCGTTACGCCCGGGCAATATCGTGCCGCGGCGAACGACAGCGGGCAGACGCGGGACCGGCCATATCGGCATTCTGCCCACCCGCTGCGCGGACGGCGCGATTTCGTGAACGCCGAAGCCAGATAG
- a CDS encoding nuclear transport factor 2 family protein encodes MDNELRSLASRVQRLEDIEGIRTLKNVYHLYINDCRFEEIGDLFTDDAIVDMGYMHPSAEPCRGQAAIAEWYSTLTGAVGLSQLKQFTHNHTIETDGDEASGWSFLEARYGQGTASYNVAAKYEETYRKVDGRWLFSAIRLKIYFTVPMELGWAAEQRHHLVLRPGAEPPEPTGTANGPV; translated from the coding sequence TTGGACAATGAACTTCGATCTTTGGCCAGCCGCGTGCAGCGGCTGGAGGACATAGAGGGCATCCGCACGCTCAAGAATGTCTACCATCTCTACATAAACGATTGTCGGTTCGAAGAGATCGGCGACCTCTTCACGGACGATGCGATCGTGGACATGGGATACATGCATCCATCGGCCGAGCCGTGCCGGGGGCAGGCCGCGATCGCGGAGTGGTATTCCACGCTCACGGGCGCGGTCGGGCTCAGCCAGCTGAAGCAGTTCACCCACAATCACACGATCGAAACCGATGGAGACGAGGCCTCCGGCTGGTCCTTTCTCGAGGCCCGATACGGCCAGGGAACGGCCAGCTACAACGTGGCGGCGAAGTATGAGGAGACCTACCGGAAGGTCGATGGACGCTGGCTCTTCAGCGCGATACGCCTGAAAATCTATTTCACGGTTCCGATGGAACTCGGCTGGGCCGCGGAGCAACGCCACCATCTCGTGCTTCGGCCGGGCGCGGAGCCGCCGGAGCCGACCGGGACGGCGAACGGACCGGTCTGA